Proteins encoded by one window of Dioscorea cayenensis subsp. rotundata cultivar TDr96_F1 chromosome 20, TDr96_F1_v2_PseudoChromosome.rev07_lg8_w22 25.fasta, whole genome shotgun sequence:
- the LOC120251550 gene encoding beclin-1-like protein, producing MKDELIGGDKGRALPVDTTVPRWLCQNCRNSLCIVGAEYYSDKFFSDPSRSGFQASTVQGSVMGSSRMDHSYVVLAKQRTPGHGLPPRPRSGATNSEGRIDDSYVVVSPAGASMFDNEHLTEGGGSHSPALPGSSPSSPLQANNSGFHSTITVLKRAFDIATTQTQVEQPLCLECMRILSDRLDKEVEDVNRDIKAYEACLQRSDLETYNVLSEADFQREKMKVEEEERKLQAAIEEAERQCVEVDAEMKELESKSNHFKELEERYWHEFNNFQFQLTLHQEERDSILAKIEVSQAHLELLKRTNVLNDAFLIWHDGEFGTINNFRLGRVPKTQVEWDEINAAWGQACLLLHTMAQYFRPKFQYRIKILPMGSYPRIMDSSNNTYELFGPVNLFWSTRYDKAMTLYLTCLKEFAEFAYLKDQENNIPPEKCFKLPYKIENDKVEGFTITQSFNKQENWTKALKFTMCNLKWVLYWFVGNTSFQPLSTMAFSHAEARTTGTAGAKQSSESRS from the exons ATGAAGGACGAGCTCATCGGAGGAGATAAAGGTCGGGCCTTGCCCGTCGATACCACTGTTCCTCGATGGCTCTGCCAGAACTGTCGTAATTCTCTCTGCATCGTCGGCGCCGAGTATTATTCTGACAAGTTTTTCAGCGATCCCTCTCGCTCCG GTTTTCAGGCCTCCACAGTTCAAGGAAGTGTGATGGGATCCAGCCGAATGGACCATTCATATGTGGTATTAGCAAAACAAAGGACTCCGGGTCATGGTTTGCCACCTCGCCCCAGAAGCGGTGCTACTAATTCAGAGGGCAGAATCGATGATTCATATGTAGTGGTGTCTCCTGCTGGCGCTTCAATGTTTGACAATGAGCACTTGACTGAGGGAGGTGGGTCTCATTCCCCTGCTCTTCCTGGGAGCAGTCCAAGCAGTCCTTTGCAAGCAAATAATTCTGGGTTCCATTCAACAATAACTGTCTTGAAGCGTGCATTTGATATCGCCACGACACAGACACAG GTTGAGCAGCCTTTGTGTTTGGAATGCATGCGGATCTTGTCTGACAGACTTGATAAGGAGGTTGAAGATGTGAATAGGGACATAAAAGCTTATGAGGCATGTCTTCAACGTTCTGACCTTGAGACATATAATGTTCTTAGCGAAGCTGATTTCCAGCGGGAGAAAATGAAG gttgaggaagaagaaagaaaacttCAAGCTGCAATTGAAGAAGCTGAAAGGCAATGTGTAGAGGTTGATGCTGAAATGAAGGAGTtagaatcaaaatcaaatcattttAAGGAATTAGAAGAAAG GTATTGGCATGAGTTCAACAATTTCCAGTTCCAGCTGACCTTACACCAG GAAGAGAGGGATTCCATTTTGGCCAAGATTGAAGTTTCCCAAGCTCACCTAGAATTGCTGAAGCGCACGAATGTGTTGAATGATGCATTCCTAATCTGGCATGATGGTGAATTTGGGACCATTAACAACTTTCGACTTGGTCGTGTTCCCAAGACACAG GTTGAATGGGATGAGATAAATGCAGCATGGGGGCAGGCATGTCTGCTTCTGCATACAATGGCTCAATATTTTCGTCCAAAATTTCA ATATCGTATCAAAATTCTACCTATGGGAAGTTATCCACGTATTATGGACAGCAGCAACAATACATATGAATT GTTTGGTCCTGTCAACCTATTTTGGAGCACTCGCTATGACAAAGCAATGACATTATACCTGACGTGCCTCAAGGAATTTGCTGAATTTGCTTACTTGAAGGACCAAGAAAACAATATACCACCTGAGAAATGCTTTAAGCTGCCATACAA GATTGAGAATGATAAAGTGGAGGGCTTCACCATTACCCAGAGTTTTAACAAACAGGAAAACTGGACAAAGGCTCTGAAATTCACAATGTGCAATCTTAAATGGGTGCTATACTGGTTTGTTGGGAATACCAGCTTCCAGCCTCTCTCGACGATGGCCTTTTCTCATGCCGAAGCTCGGACAACCGGAACTGCAGGTGCAAAGCAATCTTCTGAATCTAGAAGCTGA
- the LOC120251946 gene encoding splicing factor SF3a60 homolog, whose translation MSSTLLEVTRSAHEDVERLERLVVRELQREPTNNRERLFQNHRVRNMIDSIINTTHKLIEIYEDKDNARRDEIAVLGGQTATGINLFSVFYDRLKEIREYHRRHPAARVVDATEEFEELLKEEPYVEFSGEEAFGRYLDMHELFNEYINSKFGEPIEYSAYLDTFSHTHKIPLNLKLTRQYRDYLEHILEYLTSFFERREPLQDLGRLFSKVEADFEELWADSKIVGWEKKELENGQISFLESVVDLDYYSTVEELIELGPEKLKEALAARGLKTGGTIQQRAERLFLTKHTPLELLDKKHFAKGSRGSEKNGVNLNSQQIDSNKDIALMEAKMQRLCEILQETMQQTKENVEKKQALTYEEMEAEREEEELPADTESDDEEQQIYNPLKLPMGWDGKPIPYWLYKLHGLGQEFKCEICGNHSYWGRRAFERHFKEWRHQHGMRCLNIPNTKNFNEITSIEEAKKLWERIQERQGLNKWRPDLEEEYEDREGNIYNKKTYTDLQRQGLI comes from the exons ATGTCGTCAACGCTTCTGGAGGTGACGCGGTCGGCGCATGAGGATGTGGAGCGGCTGGAGCGCCTTGTCGTGAGGGAACTTCAGCGGGAGCCCACGAACAACCGCGAGCGCCTCTTCCAGAACCACCGTGTTCGGAATATGATCGATTCCATCATCAATACCACCCACAAGCTT attGAGATCTATGAGGACAAGGATAATGCAAGGAGGGACGAGATTGCGGTACTGGGAGGACAGACGGCGACCGGGATAAACTTGTTCAGTGTTTTCTATGATCGGTTGAAGGAG ATTCGGGAGTATCACAGGCGCCATCCGGCTGCTCGTGTAGTTGATGCAACTGAGGAGTTTGAGGAGCTGCTCAAAGAAGAGCCGTATGTAGAGTTCAGCGGCGAG GAAGCTTTTGGTCGCTATCTAGACATGCATGAACTATTCAATGAGTACATCAACTCAAAATTTGGAGAGCCTATTGAATACTCTGCATATTTGGATACATTTTCGCATACTCACAAGATTCCTTTAAACCTAAAACTGACAAG GCAGTACAGAGATTATTTGGAGCACATTTTGGAATATTTAACATCATTCTTTGAGCGGAGGGAGCCCCTGCAAGACCTTGGTCGTTTATTTTCAAAG GTTGAGGCTGACTTTGAAGAGCTTTGGGCTGATAGTAAGATAGTTGgatgggagaaaaaagaattggaaaatGGGCAGATTTCATTCCTGGAATCTGTTGTTGATCTTGATTATTACAGCACTGTCGAAGAACTCATTGAACTGGGccctgaaaaattaaaagag GCCTTAGCAGCTCGTGGATTGAAAACCGGTGGCACTATTCAGCAGCGTGCAGAGCGTCTATTTCTGACCAAG CACACTCCCTTGGAGCTGTTGGATAAAAAGCATTTTGCTAAAGGGTCACGTGGTTCTGAGAAAAATGGAGTGAATTTAAACTCACAGCAAATCGACTCCAATAAGGACATTGCTTTGATGGAAGCTAAGATGCAGCGTTTGTGTGAAATACTACAAGAG ACTAtgcaacaaacaaaagaaaatgttgAGAAGAAGCAAGCTTTGACATATGAAGAAATGGAAGCAGAGCGTGAAGAG GAAGAATTGCCAGCAGATACTGAAAGTGATGATGAGGAGCAGCAGATCTACAATCCTCTTAAATTGCCTATGGGATGGGATGGAAAGCCAATTCCATATTGGCTCTATAAGCTTCATGGTCTTGGCCAG GAATTTAAATGCGAGATATGTGGGAACCACAGTTATTGGGGTCGCAGGGCTTTTGAGCGTCATTTCAAGGAGTGGCGACATCAGCATGGAATGCGCTGCCTCAACATACCTAATACCAAGAACTTCAACGAAATTACATCTATTGAG GAGGCGAAAAAGTTGTGGGAGAGAATACAAGAACGGCAAGGGCTGAACAAGTGGCGGccagatcttgaagaagaatatgaagaCAGGGAGGGTAACATTTATAATAAGAAAACGTACACTGATCTACAGCGCCAAGGCCTGATTTAA
- the LOC120251945 gene encoding probable plastid-lipid-associated protein 14, chloroplastic isoform X2, with amino-acid sequence MIFEATVSNPDNMLYNARVVLRQLKSTQAQRRGRRALEVLKKLARRQLMYHCYSLQVYGFVSPISGEDDESFTLVHGYHGSYSLQHWLQLTDWLPTLEAALTLDEECVRRIGDDKLGGPAVTRQLRLTRILMRDLLIGVNYLHSHGLAHTELRLENVHISLVDRHVKVGILGNAVDFYENSTNSSATDGNINRRQLMIAFDMRCVGFIMAKMVLRELMDSSIFIKFKTFLFKGNCPSGLREFLLPILYRDSHSGNAGLQILDRNWGAGWNLLSLLLATKPSERISCVDALRHPFLCGPKWRVDSSMDLIRWGLGSTAVRIVEDYIYVPRQRNRIAYFIELMELLNPHLRRKNWVDLLPGRWRLLYCTGRHLGLTLRQPSLRVLIGNAYLTFTQASDSDGSTLLLASDIDFKVMPGQQWPHDKSGDLGNLQVKSSLKLAFGRRLYLREEDIESQNISSQEFVARKTYGKKWKKGKTKEPPFSLPAAKLIFGDIDVSVSLGSSQSNVDVAQRVIQEVRTQIPPEMFDVSKLVCGTYVDSRMMVLRGVSGSALLFTRSPYTAEC; translated from the exons ATGATCTTTGAGGCGACAGTGAGCAATCCGGACAA TATGTTGTATAATGCAAGAGTGGTGCTCCGGCAGCTCAAGAGCACGCAAGCTCAGCGCAGAGGCCGACGAGCGCTGGAG GTCTTGAAGAAGCTTGCACGTCGGCAACTCATGTACCACTGTTATTCGTTGCAAGTTTATGGCTTTGTATCACCAATAAGTGGCGAGGATGATGAATCTTTCACCCTAGTCCATGGA TATCATGGGAGTTATTCTTTGCAACATTGGCTCCAACTGACAGATTGGCTGCCAACTTTAGAAGCCGCCTTGACATTGGATGAGGAGTGTGTTAGGAGGATAGGGGATGACAAACTAGGAGGACCTGCTGTTACACGACAACTACGGCTGACCAGGATTCTTATGCGAGATCTTTTGATTGGT GTCAATTACTTACACAGCCATGGTTTGGCTCACACTGAATTAAGGCTGGAGAACGTGCATATTAGCCTGGTTGACAGACATGTCAAA GTAGGCATATTAGGAAATGCTGTTGATTTCTATGAGAACAGTACAAACAGTAGCGCAACAGATGGAAACATCAATCGGAGGCAGTTAATGATTGCATTTGATATGAG ATGTGTTGGATTCATCATGGCAAAAATGGTTCTGAGGGAGCTTATGGACTCTTCAatatttatcaagtttaagaCTTTCTTGTTCAAG GGAAACTGCCCGTCTGGCCTACGTGAGTTTCTACTTCCAATTCTATATCGAGACTCTCATTCTGGAAATGCTGGATTGCAG ATTCTTGATAGGAACTGGGGTGCTGGCTGGAACCTTCTATCATTGCTCCTTGCCACAAAGCCATCTGAGAGGATTAG ttGTGTGGACGCACTGCGACATCCATTTCTTTGTGGACCTAAATGGCGTGTAGACTCATCCATGGATCTCATCAGGTGGGGTTTAGGTTCAACTGCTGTAAGAATAGTAGAAGATTACATCTACGTCCCGCGTCAG CGTAACAGGATAGCTTATTTCATCGAATTGATGGAGTTGCTAAATCCTCATCTAAGAAGGAAG AATTGGGTTGATCTCCTCCCTGGTAGATGGCGTCTGTTGTATTGCACAGGAAGGCATTTAGGCCTGACACTTCGGCAACCTTCATTAAGAGTTCTTATTGGCAATGCATACCTAACCTTTACTCAAGCCTCTGATTCAGATGGTTCAACTCTTCTACTGGCTTCTGATATCGATTTCAAAGTCATGCCTGGACAACAATGGCCACATGACAAATCTGGTGATCTTGGCAACTTGCAAGTCAAATCTTCACTCAAATTAGCCTTTGGACGGAGATTGTATCTCAGAGAAGAAGACATTGAATCCCAAAACATATCCTCTCAAGAATTCGTCGCCAGGAAAACATATGGCAAGAAATGGAAGAAAGGCAAGACCAAAGAACCTCCATTCAGTCTCCCTGCAGCAAAGCTCATATTTGGTGACATCGATGTGTCAGTGAGCCTTGGATCATCACAATCAAATGTTGATGTGGCACAGAGGGTAATTCAAGAGGTTCGGACACAAATCCCCCCGGAGATGTTTGATGTGTCAAAGCTTGTGTGTGGGACTTATGTAGATTCTAGGATGATGGTTCTCCGTGGGGTCAGTGGATCTGCATTGCTTTTCACCAGGTCGCCTTATACTGCTGAGTGCTGA
- the LOC120251945 gene encoding probable plastid-lipid-associated protein 14, chloroplastic isoform X1 → MSFSNLSSFPSLLGFVVFHSLMALCGIKVFSCLDYRDSIWRSRDGVSFVGGVGRMGLVEWRRRQRSVRCLVGKAGMGTASRGVDVEAEELGPVLKFKMDDFVVANYVSIGLHGRADEMIFEATVSNPDNMLYNARVVLRQLKSTQAQRRGRRALEVLKKLARRQLMYHCYSLQVYGFVSPISGEDDESFTLVHGYHGSYSLQHWLQLTDWLPTLEAALTLDEECVRRIGDDKLGGPAVTRQLRLTRILMRDLLIGVNYLHSHGLAHTELRLENVHISLVDRHVKVGILGNAVDFYENSTNSSATDGNINRRQLMIAFDMRCVGFIMAKMVLRELMDSSIFIKFKTFLFKGNCPSGLREFLLPILYRDSHSGNAGLQILDRNWGAGWNLLSLLLATKPSERISCVDALRHPFLCGPKWRVDSSMDLIRWGLGSTAVRIVEDYIYVPRQRNRIAYFIELMELLNPHLRRKNWVDLLPGRWRLLYCTGRHLGLTLRQPSLRVLIGNAYLTFTQASDSDGSTLLLASDIDFKVMPGQQWPHDKSGDLGNLQVKSSLKLAFGRRLYLREEDIESQNISSQEFVARKTYGKKWKKGKTKEPPFSLPAAKLIFGDIDVSVSLGSSQSNVDVAQRVIQEVRTQIPPEMFDVSKLVCGTYVDSRMMVLRGVSGSALLFTRSPYTAEC, encoded by the exons ATGTCCTTCTCCAATCTCTCCTCTTTTCCTTCCCTTCTAGGGTTTGTGGTTTTCCATTCTCTCATGGCGCTTTGTGGGATCAAGGTTTTTTCCTGCCTTGATTATCGGGATTCGATCTGGAGATCCAGGGATGGTGTTTCGTTTGTCGGAGGTGTTGGTCGGATGGGATTGGTTGAGTGGAGAAGGCGGCAAAGGTCGGTGAGATGCTTGGTGGGTAAAGCTGGGATGGGGACTGCATCTCGAGGAGTGGATGTTGAGGCTGAGGAATTGGGGCCGGTTTTGAAGTTTAAGATGGACGATTTCGTTGTTGCTAACTATGTCAGCATTGGTCTCCATGGCAGG GCAGATGAGATGATCTTTGAGGCGACAGTGAGCAATCCGGACAA TATGTTGTATAATGCAAGAGTGGTGCTCCGGCAGCTCAAGAGCACGCAAGCTCAGCGCAGAGGCCGACGAGCGCTGGAG GTCTTGAAGAAGCTTGCACGTCGGCAACTCATGTACCACTGTTATTCGTTGCAAGTTTATGGCTTTGTATCACCAATAAGTGGCGAGGATGATGAATCTTTCACCCTAGTCCATGGA TATCATGGGAGTTATTCTTTGCAACATTGGCTCCAACTGACAGATTGGCTGCCAACTTTAGAAGCCGCCTTGACATTGGATGAGGAGTGTGTTAGGAGGATAGGGGATGACAAACTAGGAGGACCTGCTGTTACACGACAACTACGGCTGACCAGGATTCTTATGCGAGATCTTTTGATTGGT GTCAATTACTTACACAGCCATGGTTTGGCTCACACTGAATTAAGGCTGGAGAACGTGCATATTAGCCTGGTTGACAGACATGTCAAA GTAGGCATATTAGGAAATGCTGTTGATTTCTATGAGAACAGTACAAACAGTAGCGCAACAGATGGAAACATCAATCGGAGGCAGTTAATGATTGCATTTGATATGAG ATGTGTTGGATTCATCATGGCAAAAATGGTTCTGAGGGAGCTTATGGACTCTTCAatatttatcaagtttaagaCTTTCTTGTTCAAG GGAAACTGCCCGTCTGGCCTACGTGAGTTTCTACTTCCAATTCTATATCGAGACTCTCATTCTGGAAATGCTGGATTGCAG ATTCTTGATAGGAACTGGGGTGCTGGCTGGAACCTTCTATCATTGCTCCTTGCCACAAAGCCATCTGAGAGGATTAG ttGTGTGGACGCACTGCGACATCCATTTCTTTGTGGACCTAAATGGCGTGTAGACTCATCCATGGATCTCATCAGGTGGGGTTTAGGTTCAACTGCTGTAAGAATAGTAGAAGATTACATCTACGTCCCGCGTCAG CGTAACAGGATAGCTTATTTCATCGAATTGATGGAGTTGCTAAATCCTCATCTAAGAAGGAAG AATTGGGTTGATCTCCTCCCTGGTAGATGGCGTCTGTTGTATTGCACAGGAAGGCATTTAGGCCTGACACTTCGGCAACCTTCATTAAGAGTTCTTATTGGCAATGCATACCTAACCTTTACTCAAGCCTCTGATTCAGATGGTTCAACTCTTCTACTGGCTTCTGATATCGATTTCAAAGTCATGCCTGGACAACAATGGCCACATGACAAATCTGGTGATCTTGGCAACTTGCAAGTCAAATCTTCACTCAAATTAGCCTTTGGACGGAGATTGTATCTCAGAGAAGAAGACATTGAATCCCAAAACATATCCTCTCAAGAATTCGTCGCCAGGAAAACATATGGCAAGAAATGGAAGAAAGGCAAGACCAAAGAACCTCCATTCAGTCTCCCTGCAGCAAAGCTCATATTTGGTGACATCGATGTGTCAGTGAGCCTTGGATCATCACAATCAAATGTTGATGTGGCACAGAGGGTAATTCAAGAGGTTCGGACACAAATCCCCCCGGAGATGTTTGATGTGTCAAAGCTTGTGTGTGGGACTTATGTAGATTCTAGGATGATGGTTCTCCGTGGGGTCAGTGGATCTGCATTGCTTTTCACCAGGTCGCCTTATACTGCTGAGTGCTGA